From Rutidosis leptorrhynchoides isolate AG116_Rl617_1_P2 chromosome 3, CSIRO_AGI_Rlap_v1, whole genome shotgun sequence, a single genomic window includes:
- the LOC139902614 gene encoding uncharacterized protein has product MDDSMDDSWTIRTSETNQKAIDQLYDVYPDLFTIVLHHGGYFRMGSEVVYTEGKTDYIDCFDIEKFCLGQLDSVMQELGYDPTRSVVYRFLKPNTNMDTGLNLLNDNEHRDYLLSCLEDGDVIYRQIDVYAEHEDIKGKRLWSEQINNDNLVVGGVHSDGSLVEGDNSEGSDSEDSDYIVDDENEILDVHVEMKDFNFNIDKNVEFMGNGCNSFEDDEVNIEGTELEVLNNDGFESYDSQSDEEGVRKKRICNHKKEVEGSVQVGKTFFYLGQKFESKSEVREAVRMHAIETRRKLVIIKNDKRRIRVKCEGLCINSKGGEIVSQSDLSKKTKCDVGPSNLRVKGGVVGKSKDKVTSQIKKAGESCSGKTNKWAKRELHIVCEWVLLVSKEKDSEEWEVRTYRHQHECQPARILKFCTYQFLSNRLVPQIQKNPKIPIKAVRSYLETETELIISEHKAYRAVRKATKMIQGDYKSQYAELRDYVCELKRGNVDTTVKFEVEPGTLKSETRVFKRIYICLGPLKKGFKAIGRDLLGLDGAFMKQPATGCILSAVGVDSNNGIYPVAYAIVEQECGSSWTWFLECLGQDLDLSTNSNFTFISDRQKGLIQAVTNVFPCAEHRHCLRHIHGNMKGDFRGVAYKNHLWRCASVTTVPEFEQAMQQLKEFDNEAFVWLAKIPAHQWARSHFTGRAVSDVLLSNMCECFNRWLVDARDKPIVTALEYIREYCMKRIVNVKKNISKTNGPLTPAATKLFEKIKSEAHQCTVLWGGDQRYQVSGKVNQYVVDMETRSCACRKWELTGIPCKHAIAVFYNMSENGLETGEPETWVHPVYLLDTWIKTYQYTIEPLNGRSLWPKAEGMFTLVSPKTISTPGRPKKKRRLSKNEVDVIGDSGKLSSKGKLKKCGTCGTYGHNKSTCTGEKKRSGNVDNKWTKKTVKVKLSPSKKTMVVGKGKKKK; this is encoded by the exons ATGGATGATTCAATGGATGATTCATGGACTATTCGTACATCAGAAACTAATCAAAAGGCTATCGACCAATTATACG ATGTATACCCTGATTTGTTCACGATTGTGTTACATCATGGTGGATATTTTAGAATGGGTAGTGAAGTTGTGTACACAGAAGGTAAAACTGATTACATTGATTGTTTTGACATTGAAAAGTTTTGTTTAGGACAACTGGATTCAGTCATGCAAGAATTAGGTTATGATCCCACCAGGTCTGTGGTATATCGTTTTCTTAAACCCAATACAAACATGGATACTGGGTTAAATCTTTTAAATGATAATGAACATAGGGACTATTTGCTTAGTTGTCTAGAAGATGGTGATGTGATTTATAGGCAAATTGATGTGTATGCTGAACATGAGGATATTAAAGGGAAGAGGTTATGGTCAGaacaaattaataatgataacttaGTAGTTGGTGGTGTTCACAGTGATGGGAGCTTAGTAGAGGGTGATAACAGTGAAGGTAGTGACTCTGAGGATAGTGATTACATTGTTGATGATGAAAATGAGATTTTGGATGTTCATGTAGAGATGAAAGATTTTAATTTTAACATTGATAAGAATGTAGAGTTTATGGGAAATGGCTGTAACTCATTTGAAGATGATGAGGTCAATATTGAGGGTACAGAATTGGAAGTGTTGAACAATGATGGTTTTGAAAGCTATGATTCTCAAAGTGATGAAGAAGGGGTAAGGAAGAAGAGAATTTGTAATCATAAAAAGGAGGTTGAAGGTAGTGTTCAAGTGGGAAAAACTTTCTTCTATCTTGGACAAAAGTTTGAAAGTAAATCAGAGGTTAGGGAAGCTGTGAGAATGCATGCTATTGAAACTAGGAGAAAGCTAGTTATTATTAAGAATGACAAAAGAAGAATTAGGGTTAAATGTGAAGGGTTGTGTATAAATTCAAAAGGTGGTGAGATAGTTAGTCAAAGTGATTTGTCAAAGAAGACAAAATGTGATGTGGGGCCCAGTAACTTAAGAGTTAAAGGTGGTGTAGTTGGGAAGAGTAAAGACAAAGTGACTAGTCAAATTAAAAAAGCAGGGGAATCTTGTAGTGGGAAGACTAACAAATGGGCAAAAAGGGAATTACACATTGTTTGTGAGTGGGTGTTGTTGGTATCCAAAGAAAAAGATAGTGAAGAATGGGAGGTTAGAACCTACAGACACCAACATGAATGTCAACCTGCAAGAATACTAAAATTCTGCACTTACCAATTTTTATCAAATCGGTTGGTACCTCAAATTCAAAAGAATCCAAAGATACCAATTAAAGCTGTCAGATCATATTTGGAAACAGAAACTGAATTAATCATCAGTGAGCATAAAGCATATCGTGCTGTGAGAAAGGCAACAAAGATGATTCAAGGGGATTATAAATCTCAGTATGCTGAGCTCAGAGATTATGTTTGTGAATTAAAGAGAGGTAATGTTGATACTACTGTTAAGTTTGAGGTTGAGCCAGGAACCCTAAAGTCTGAAACTAGGGTTTTCAAGAGAATTTACATTTGTTTGGGACCATTGAAGAAGGGTTTTAAAGCAATAGGTAGAGATCTACTTGGGTTGGATGGTGCTTTTATGAAACAACCTGCAACTGGTTGTATTTTGAGTGCTGTAGGGGTTGATTCAAACAATGGCATATATCCTGTAGCATATGCCATTGTTGAACAAGAGTGTGGTTCATCCTGGACTTGGTTCTTAGAGTGCTTGGGTCAAGATCTTGACTTGTCTACcaattctaactttacttttatcaGTGACAGGCAAAAG GGTTTAATACAAGCTGTTACAAATGTGTTTCCTTGTGCTGAGCATAGACATTGCCTTAGACATATTCATGGGAATATGAAAGGGGATTTCAGGGGTGTTGCTTATAAGAATCACTTGTGGAGATGTGCTAGTGTAACAACAGTTCCTGAGTTTGAGCAGGCTATGCAACAATTGAAAGAGTTTGATAATGAAGCTTTTGTTTGGTTAGCTAAAATTCCTGCCCATCAGTGGGCAAGGAGTCATTTTACAGGAAGGGCTGTATCAGATGTGTTGCTCAGTAACATGTGTGAGTGTTTCAACAGATGGTTAGTTGATGCACGTGACAAACCCATAGTTACAGCTTTAGAATACATCCGAGAGTATTGCATGAAGAGAATTGTTAATGTAAAGAAAAACATTTCCAAGACTAATGGCCCTTTAACACCTGCAGCCACCAAATTGTTTGAGAAAATCAAATCTGAGGCTCACCAGTGTACTGTCTTATGGGGTGGAGATCAAAGGTACCAAGTGAGTGGAAAAGTTAATCAATATGTTGTGGATATGGAGACTAGATCATGTGCTTGTAGAAAGTGGGAACTAACAGGGATACCTTGTAAGCATGCAATTGCAGTGTTTTATAACATGAGTGAAAATGGTTTGGAAACTGGTGAACCAGAAACATGGGTTCATCCAGTGTATTTGTTAGATACATGGATCAAAACTTACCAATACACCATTGAGCCATTGAATGGGAGAAGCTTATGGCCAAAGGCAGAAGGCATGTTCACTCTGGTATCACCAAAGACTATTTCCACACCTGGTCGTCCAAAAAAGAAAAGAAGGTTGTCCAAAAATGAAGTTGATGTCATTGGTGATAGTGGTAAACTTAGCTCAAAAG GCAAGCTAAAGAAGTGTGGCACATGTGGTACTTATGGACACAATAAGAGTACTTGTACAGGTGAGAAGAAAAGAAGTGGGAATGTGGATAACAAGTGGACAAAAAAGACAGTGAAAGTTAAGCTATCTCCTTCAAAGAAGACAATGGTAGTTGgaaaagggaagaagaagaagtga